A genome region from Euphorbia lathyris chromosome 4, ddEupLath1.1, whole genome shotgun sequence includes the following:
- the LOC136225878 gene encoding beta-amyrin 28-monooxygenase-like: MDLILHIGVLIITLSISYLIYKHKLNARGTTNLPPGNTGWPLIGESIEFLSTGRKGEPEKFIFDRMKMFSSKVFKTSLFLEPAAVFCGAAGNKFLFSNENKLVTAWWPSSVDKIFPSSTQTSSQEESIRMRNLLPRFLKPEALQRYIHIMDSIAKTHFALDWDNKQDVIVFPLAKMYTFSLACRLFLSMEDSQQVQEFAKPFDALAAGIISIPIDLPGTPLHRGIKAANMVRKVLIKIIKQRKIDLAENKASATQDILSHMLTTADEAGEYMNELDIADKIFGLLIGGHDTASAAVTFVVKYLAELPQVYDKVFAEQMEITEAKAEGELLNWEDIRKMKYSWNVACEVMRLAPPLQGAFREAMTDFEYGGFTIPKGWKLYWSTHSTHRNPECFKEPEKFDPSRFEGSGPAPYTFLPFGGGPRMCPGKEYARLEILVFMHNLVKKFKWEKLLPQENIIVDPLPIPANGLPIRLHPHHINSI, encoded by the coding sequence ATGGACTTAATTCTTCACATTGGTGTCCTCATCATCACTCTTTCCATCTCATACCTCATTTACAAACACAAACTCAATGCCCGAGGAACAACTAATCTGCCACCTGGCAACACCGGTTGGCCACTAATCGGCGAAAGTATAGAGTTCTTAAGCACCGGACGAAAGGGTGAACCGGAGAAGTTCATATTCGATAGAATGAAAATGTTCTCCAGTAAAGTTTTTAAGACCTCGTTATTTTTGGAGCCAGCAGCAGTCTTCTGTGGGGCTGCTGGGAATAAGTTCTTGTTCTCCAACGAAAATAAGTTAGTCACTGCTTGGTGGCCAAGCTCTGTCGACAAAATCTTCCCTTCTTCTACACAAACTTCCTCCCAGGAGGAATCCATACGAATGCGAAACCTTCTACCGCGGTTTCTGAAACCAGAAGCACTTCAAAGGTACATTCATATCATGGATTCTATTGCCAAGACTCATTTTGCATTGGACTGGGACAACAAACAGGATGTCATTGTTTTCCCTCTGGCGAAAATGTATACATTTTCGTTGGCTTGTCGGCTGTTTCTAAGCATGGAAGACAGCCAACAAGTCCAAGAGTTCGCGAAGCCTTTCGATGCTTTGGCTGCAGGGATTATATCAATACCTATTGATCTTCCAGGAACGCCTCTTCACCGTGGGATCAAAGCAGCAAATATGGTGAGAAAGGTGCTGATTAAGATTATCAAACAAAGGAAGATTGATCTTGCAGAGAATAAAGCATCAGCAACACAAGATATACTATCTCATATGTTAACAACAGCAGATGAGGCTGGAGAGTACATGAATGAACTCGATATAGCTGATAAGATTTTCGGGTTGTTGATTGGAGGCCATGACACAGCCAGTGCTGCTGTAACTTTTGTGGTGAAGTATCTTGCGGAGCTGCCTCAAGTGTACGACAAGGTGTTTGCTGAACAAATGGAGATAACAGAAGCGAAAGCAGAGGGAGAGCTACTGAATTGGGAAGACATAAGAAAGATGAAATATTCATGGAATGTAGCATGTGAAGTGATGAGGCTTGCTCCTCCCCTACAAGGTGCCTTTCGAGAAGCCATGACTGACTTCGAGTATGGTGGTTTCACCATTCCTAAGGGATGGAAGCTGTACTGGAGTACACATTCCACCCATAGAAATCCGGAATGTTTTAAAGAGCCAGAGAAATTTGATCCGTCGAGATTCGAAGGAAGTGGACCTGCACCTTACACATTCCTTCCGTTCGGAGGAGGGCCAAGGATGTGCCCTGGGAAAGAATATGCAAGGCTGGAGATTCTGGTATTCATGCATAACTTGGTGAAGAAGTTCAAATGGGAGAAACTGCTTCCTCAAGAGAACATCATAGTTGATCCCCTCCCCATTCCGGCCAACGGACTTCCCATCCGTCTCCATCCTCATCATATCAATTCCATTTAA